GCTGGCGCTGCTGCAGGCGCTGGCCGGCCGTCCCGCCACGGCGCGGCTGGCGGAAGCCGCCGTGGAGGAGGCCGCCGAGGGGCTCGCCGCCGGGGCCACGGCATGAGCGTTTTTCTGTCGGATGGGCTGCGCGTGACGCCGGCGACCCGCCTGCCGGTGCCCGACATGCCGCCGCGCTGGATGGCGGGCGGGCTCGGCGCCTTCTTTCCGCGCCTGGATGCGCAGGGCGGGCTGGAATTGTTCGTCAGCGGGCGCGACGCGGCCGGCACCAGCCGCATCGGGCTGCTGCGCTATGCCGGCTTTCCCGAGGCGCCGCGCCTGGAGGCGGTGAGCGCGCCGCTGCTCGGCCCCGGTGAGCCGGGCGCGTTCGACGCCGATGGCGTGGGCTATCCCTGGCTGGTCGGGGACCGGCTCTACTATGTCGGCTGGCAGCGGCTGGGCGGGGCGGTGCCGTTCCGCAACCAGCTGGGCCTGGCGCTCGGCGATGCCGGCGGCTTCGTGCGGCATTCCCGCGCGCCGCTGCTGGCCGCCTGCGATGCCGAGCCGATCGGGCATGGCTCCTGCTGCGTCGAGCGGCTCGGGCCCGGGCGCTGGCGCATGCTCTACACCTGCTTCCTGGGCTGGGAGGCGCAGCCCGGCGGCGGGTTGCGGCACCGCTACCGCATCCATGCCGCCTGGTCGGCGGATGGCCTCGCCTGGCAGCTGCCGGGACAGGTCGCGGTGGATTTCGACCCCGCGGCCGAGGCGGAGGAATACGCCCTGGCCTGCCCGGTCACCTGGCCGGGCGCGGGACCGGAGGAATTGCTGCTCTTCACCGCGCGCGGCGCGCGCTACCGGCTGCATGCCGCGCGCGGCGGGGAGGGCGGGCGGTTCCGCCGCATCACGCCGCCCCTGGCCATCGCCGCCGGCGACTGGGACGATGCCATGCAATGCTATCCGCGGCTGCTGCGCCGCAGGGGGCAGGATTTCCTGTTCCATGCCGGCAATGGCTATGGCCGCAGCGGCATCGGCTACAGCGCCCTGCCCGAGGGGTGGGAGGCGCGGCTGGCATGAGCGCGCCGATCTTCGACAGCCATGGCGGGCTGCCGCCGGGCGATGCGCGCGACCTCGACCGCCGCATCGACGCCTATGCCGAAGCCGCCGCCGCGGCCGGCTTCTGCGGCGGCTGCGTGCTGGCCCTGCCGGAGCGCGACGAGGAGGCGGATTTCATCACCGCCATCGGCGCCCGCCCGGGCCTGGTGCCGATCCCCGCCTGGCCGCGCGAGACGCCCGATCCCGCCCCGCCCGAGGCGGTGCTGGACCGCTTCCTGGCGCGCGGCGCCAAGGGCTTCCACATCCATCCGCGCGCCGCCGCGCTGTCGCCGGCCGATCCGCGCTTCGCCCGCATCCTGCGCGGCGCGGCGGAGCGCGACCTTGTCGTGTTCCACTGCACCTATGCCTTCGCCTCGGTCGTCGCGCCGCTGCCCTGGCCGGGGGCGGCGCGGCTGCCCATCGACCCGCTGCCGCATCTGGCCGCGGCCCTGGCCGATCTGCCGACGCTGCGCTGCGTGCTGCTACATGGCGGCGGGGTG
This region of Pseudoroseomonas cervicalis genomic DNA includes:
- a CDS encoding amidohydrolase family protein → MSAPIFDSHGGLPPGDARDLDRRIDAYAEAAAAAGFCGGCVLALPERDEEADFITAIGARPGLVPIPAWPRETPDPAPPEAVLDRFLARGAKGFHIHPRAAALSPADPRFARILRGAAERDLVVFHCTYAFASVVAPLPWPGAARLPIDPLPHLAAALADLPTLRCVLLHGGGVELLRYSEFVRANPHLLLDLSLTLMKYPGSSLDLDLAFMFAAFDRRICLGTDWPDYSPAATAARFEGFTAALPPEKRRNAASGNLRRLLRLEE